One Thermus antranikianii DSM 12462 DNA window includes the following coding sequences:
- a CDS encoding transposase: protein MFNRGAHLSTRRCPVDQDTLRILLREAVRETVAEVLQTVLELDRTAFLQVHGGRRNGYYPRKLETAFGQVDLKVPRDRESRYYPAFLKPYVRRLVDVGE from the coding sequence GTGTTTAATAGGGGGGCACACCTTAGCACGAGGAGGTGCCCCGTGGACCAGGATACCTTGCGAATCTTGCTGAGGGAAGCGGTGCGGGAGACGGTGGCCGAGGTTTTGCAGACGGTTCTGGAGTTGGACCGGACGGCCTTCTTGCAGGTGCACGGAGGCCGCAGGAACGGCTACTACCCCCGCAAGCTGGAGACCGCCTTTGGCCAGGTGGACCTGAAGGTCCCTAGGGATCGGGAATCTCGGTATTACCCGGCTTTCCTTAAGCCCTACGTCCGCCGCCTGGTGGACGTGGGGGAA